Proteins from one Embleya scabrispora genomic window:
- a CDS encoding MerR family transcriptional regulator translates to MTTEPTTRPSTQPATQSFGIGEVAERTGLSVHALRFYEREGLMVGPVLRTPGGRRRYTSFDVDWLLICVKLRESGMPLAELERFAELVRQGPGNEAERLALLDTHRRRVDAQIRALEECRSVITWKVDLYADHLAQGKAGGLWAPRG, encoded by the coding sequence ATGACCACAGAGCCGACCACGCGGCCGAGCACCCAACCGGCCACGCAGTCGTTCGGCATCGGCGAGGTGGCCGAACGCACCGGCCTGAGCGTGCATGCCCTGCGCTTCTACGAACGCGAGGGCCTGATGGTCGGCCCCGTCCTGCGCACGCCGGGTGGCAGGCGGCGCTACACCTCCTTCGACGTCGACTGGCTCCTGATCTGCGTCAAACTCCGCGAATCCGGCATGCCACTCGCCGAGCTGGAACGCTTCGCCGAACTGGTCCGCCAGGGGCCGGGCAACGAAGCGGAACGCCTGGCCCTGCTCGACACCCACCGCCGACGCGTGGACGCCCAGATCCGCGCACTGGAGGAATGCCGCTCCGTCATCACCTGGAAGGTCGACCTCTACGCCGACCACCTGGCACAAGGCAAAGCAGGCGGCCTGTGGGCCCCGAGGGGCTGA
- a CDS encoding SDR family NAD(P)-dependent oxidoreductase, protein MTITAQQPLGSPFSAATRASDIVADRDLSGRTAVVTGGYSGLGLETARTLAAARARVIVPARRPDVARAALQGVPGCEVVAMDLTDLGSVRSTAAHIRESVDRLDLLMATAGVMAIPERRVGPGWEGQFAANHLGHFALACELYPLLVAAGGARVVVNSSAGHTLTGIRRHDPHFRTGYDKWLAYGQSKTANALFAVHLDVLGRDDGVRAFALHPGKIITGLQREMALQEQIDRGWVDEHGNVIGAGFKTASQGAATGVWAATSPLLDGRGGLYLENCDIARVSTPDEPMDDGGVRAYAIDPDEAARLWDLSVAATGAPPITR, encoded by the coding sequence ATGACGATCACCGCTCAGCAACCCCTCGGCTCACCCTTCTCCGCCGCCACCCGCGCCTCGGACATCGTGGCCGACCGCGACCTGTCCGGCAGAACCGCCGTGGTGACCGGGGGCTACTCCGGCCTCGGCCTGGAGACCGCCCGGACGCTGGCGGCGGCACGGGCCAGGGTCATCGTTCCGGCCCGTCGTCCCGATGTGGCCCGGGCCGCGCTCCAGGGGGTACCTGGCTGCGAAGTCGTCGCCATGGACCTGACCGACCTGGGCAGTGTGCGGTCGACTGCCGCGCACATCCGCGAATCCGTCGACCGGCTCGACCTGCTGATGGCCACCGCCGGGGTCATGGCCATCCCGGAGCGACGCGTCGGGCCCGGCTGGGAAGGCCAGTTCGCGGCCAACCACCTCGGGCACTTCGCCCTCGCGTGCGAGTTGTATCCGCTCCTAGTCGCCGCCGGCGGCGCTCGTGTCGTCGTCAACAGCTCTGCCGGACACACCCTGACCGGCATCCGTCGGCACGACCCGCACTTCCGGACCGGCTACGACAAGTGGTTGGCCTACGGTCAGTCCAAGACCGCCAACGCCCTCTTCGCCGTGCACCTCGACGTGCTCGGACGCGACGACGGCGTCCGCGCGTTCGCGCTGCATCCGGGCAAGATCATCACCGGTCTGCAGCGCGAGATGGCGCTACAGGAGCAGATCGATCGCGGCTGGGTGGACGAGCACGGCAATGTGATCGGGGCCGGCTTCAAGACCGCTTCCCAGGGCGCCGCCACCGGGGTGTGGGCCGCGACGTCCCCGCTCCTCGACGGACGGGGCGGGCTCTACCTCGAAAACTGCGACATCGCCCGCGTCTCCACACCCGACGAGCCCATGGACGACGGCGGCGTGCGCGCGTACGCCATCGACCCCGACGAGGCCGCGCGTCTCTGGGACCTCTCCGTCGCCGCGACCGGAGC